Genomic segment of Acinetobacter larvae:
AAGAACAGGGTGGTATTCAAGTACGTTTTAGTACTAAATTAATTGATGGTAAATTCCCTGATTATCGTCGTGTTATTCCACGTGGCGGTGATAAACAGGCAGTGATTGCACATGACGTTTTTAAGCAATCCCTACAACGGGTTTCGATTTTAAGTAATGAAAAACTTCGCGGCGTATTTTTGCATTTTAATCCAGACAGCTTACAGTTGCGTGCAAATAACCCAGAGCAAGATGAAGCAATTGAAGACTTGGCGATTCAATACAGCAATGCCAGCCTCGAAATGTCTTTTAATGCGCAATATATTTTAGATGTGCTGAATGTTTTAGATGGTGATGATCTCACCATGATTATGACTGAGGCGACGCAATCTGTTTTGGTACAGGATCCAACACATAGCGATCAAACCTATGTGGTTATGCCAATGCGTGTTTAAGCTTGAAAAAGTTGCGATATCTCGCGTTATTCCTGTCATTTTTTAAGATGTCGTATTTATGCATATTACGCGTTTAAATATACAGCGTGTAAGAAATCTAACGACGGTTGCATTACAAGATTTGCAACCGTTTAATATTTTTTATGGCGCCAATGGTTCGGGTAAAACGTCGATACTAGAAGCATTGCATATTTTAGCCACTGGTCGATCTTTTCGTACCCATATTGCTAAGCACTATATTCAGTACCAATGCCAAGACGCATTGATTTTTGCGCAATCCGCATATGAAAAAATTGGTTTAAAAAAAAATTTATCAGGTGAGCAAGTCATCAAGGTTAATGGTGACAGCATTGCCACACAAGGACAGTTGGCAAAAATTCTACCTTTACAATTATTAGATCCACTCAGTACCGATATTATTGATCATGGTGCCAAAGCACGAAGACAGTTGTTGGATTGGCTGATGTTTCATGTGGAACCTGGTTTTTATCAAAATTGGCAACACTATTCACGTGCCTTAAAACAAAGAAATAGTTTATTAAAGCGTTCTAGACAGTTGAGTTTACAAGACTTGAGTGCATGGAATCAGATGCTAAGCCATTATGGCGAGCAATTACATCAACAACGTTTGGCAATGTTGGCTGAATGGAAATGTTATTTGGTTGAAGATTTGGCTGCATTATTGCCTGATCTAGAAATTGAGCTTGAATATCAGGCTGGGTTTCATGTGGAACATGGCTTATTGCAGGATTTGACGCAACATCATCAACGCGATTTGGATCGACGTTATACCGAATATGGACCACATCGAGCAGATTTACGTTTGAAGACGGTACATGGTGATGTCGCACAAGTGCTATCGCGTGGTCAGAAGAAATTGTTGATTATGGCATTAAAGCTCTCACAGATCGCTATGTTACATGCTTGTAATAGGGAAACTGTGGTATTATTGGATGATGTGACCGCAGAATTAGATTTGGCTGCGCAACAGCGATTGATTGCGCGATTGAGCCAATTGGGAAGTCAAGTTTTTATGACCACCTTGGACCAAGATTTTATCCATAATCATTTCCAGAACTCTCCTATTGCTTATCGGCAATACAAGGTAGAGTCTGGACAAGTTATTGCTGTATGAATGACGCTTTTAGTATTTGGGGGTTTAGGCCCATTATTTTCACTAGGGAGAAACCATGAGTTCAGAAGATCAAATCGCTTCTCAATCAGAACAGACCAATGAAAAAACTTATGATTCCTCTAGTATCAAAGTATTACGTGGTCTAGACGCAGTACGTAAGCGTCCTGGAATGTATATTGGTGATACGGATGACGGTACTGGTTTACACCACATGGTATTTGAGGTTGTCGACAACGCCATTGATGAAGCATTAGCTGGACACTGTAATGAGATTGTTGTGACGATTCATCAAGATGAATCTGTCAGTGTGTCGGATAACGGTCGTGGTATTCCCACAGATATTCATCCTGAAGAGGGAGTATCTGCTGCAGAAGTGATCCTTACGATCTTGCATGCGGGGGGAAAATTTGATGACAACAGTTATAAGGTATCGGGTGGTTTACATGGTGTCGGTGTTTCTGTTGTTAATGCGCTTTCAAGTAAATTAGAATTAACTATTTATCGTGCTGGTAAGATTCATCAACAAGAATATCGCCATGGTGATCCACAAGAACGTTTAAAAGTGATCGGTGAGACGGCACTCACTGGTACAGTCGTTCGTTTCTGGCCAAGTGCTGATACTTTTAGTCAAACAATTTTTAATGTAGATATTTTAGCGCGTCGCTTGCGTGAATTGTCCTTTTTGAATGCTGGTGTAAAAATTGTTTTAAGAGATGAACGTGTTGATTTAGAACATGTTTATGACTATGCTGGTGGTCTATCGGAATTTGTAAAATACATCAATCAGGGTAAAAATAACCTGAATGATATTTTTCATTTCACCACAGATTCAGAAAATGGTATTGCTGTAGAAGTTGCGTTGCAATGGAATGATACGTATCAAGAAAATGTGCGTTGTTTTACCAACAACATTCCTCAAAAGGATGGTGGTTCACATTTAGCTGGTTTCCGAGCGGCTTTAACACGTGGTCTAAATCAATATCTTGAGAATGAAAATATTCTCAAAAAAGAAAAAGTGAACGTTACTGGGGATGATGCACGAGAAGGTTTGACCGCGATTATTTCGGTCAAAGTTCCTGATCCGAAGTTCTCATCACAAACCAAAGAAAAGTTGGTTTCGAGTGAAGTCAAACCCGTGGTAGAGCAAGCCATGAATAAGGCCTTCTCTGAGTACCTCTTAGAGAATCCT
This window contains:
- the recF gene encoding DNA replication/repair protein RecF (All proteins in this family for which functions are known are DNA-binding proteins that assist the filamentation of RecA onto DNA for the initiation of recombination or recombinational repair.), with product MHITRLNIQRVRNLTTVALQDLQPFNIFYGANGSGKTSILEALHILATGRSFRTHIAKHYIQYQCQDALIFAQSAYEKIGLKKNLSGEQVIKVNGDSIATQGQLAKILPLQLLDPLSTDIIDHGAKARRQLLDWLMFHVEPGFYQNWQHYSRALKQRNSLLKRSRQLSLQDLSAWNQMLSHYGEQLHQQRLAMLAEWKCYLVEDLAALLPDLEIELEYQAGFHVEHGLLQDLTQHHQRDLDRRYTEYGPHRADLRLKTVHGDVAQVLSRGQKKLLIMALKLSQIAMLHACNRETVVLLDDVTAELDLAAQQRLIARLSQLGSQVFMTTLDQDFIHNHFQNSPIAYRQYKVESGQVIAV